The Jannaschia sp. GRR-S6-38 genomic interval GCCGCGTGGCGGGCAGCAGGATGGCCGCGCTGCCGATCGAGGCTATCGCGAAGGAGTAGATCGCGATGAGGCGGAAGTCTTCCGAGACCGGCGCCGTGACCGAGATGCGGGAGACCGCGCTGACCAGGCCGATCCCGAAGATCGTCAGCAACCAATGGCCCGAGGCGACGAGGGCGCCGGTGAAGACCGCCACGAGCCCCCCTGCCAACCCACCCTCGACCGCAAGGCGTTCGAGCCTGAACCCAATTCCCGCCACGCTATGCCTCCGAGACGTCCGGAAGCGCCTCGCGCCCCGAATGGGCCTCGTAGAGGTCGGCATAGGCCCTGCACATCTTCTCGAGACCGAATTGATCGCGGACACGGGCCTTCAACGCCGCACCCCGTCTGCGCGCTTCCTCAGGATCGTTGAGAAGCTTCATGATCGCCTCGGCCGTTCCCTGAGGCGACATCAGCTCCGTGATGTAGCCACCGGGCGTCTCGTCCGAGGGGCCATCGCCGAATCCCTCGATGATATCGCGGCAGCTGCCGACATCCGTCGCCACGCATGGAAGCCCCGCGGCCCCCGCTTCGAGGAGGGTCAGCGGCTGGCCCTCGCTGAGGCTTGTCAGAACGATCATGTCGACCTGCGCGATGATCTTCGCCACGTCGCGCATCCCGAGGAATTTCAGCTGACTGCCGATGCCGAGTGACGCCACCGTCTCGTGGCATTTGCGCGCGTATTCCGGTTCCTCGTCTTCGGGGCCCACGATCCATCCCTCGGCATCCGGATGCGCCTGGAACACGATGTCCATGGCGCGGATGAAGGTGTCGACATCCTTGATGGATACGACCCGGCCGATGAAGGCCACGACCTTCCCGGATCGCGGCCCTTTCAACTGGATGCCCGAAAACCGTTCGAGGTCGATCCCGTTGGCGATGACCTGCGTCTTCTCCGGGGCGGCCCCAAGGCGATGCTGCGCGGCCTGCGCGCTTCGAGACAGGCTCGTGATACGGCTGCTGCTGTCGTAGCAGAGCCTGCCCATGCTCTCGAACGCCCTGATCCAGACGTCGCGCGCGTCCGGCCTCTGGTCGGAGAGATAGGCGTCGCTCTCGAAGCTGTCATGCAGCGCAACGGAGGCCATGAGCTCGACGGTCCTCTCGTTGGTGTAAATCCCGTGCTCCGTCAGGAGCAGAGGCCGCCCCGTGCGCCGGGTCGCGGCGGCCCCGAACAGCCCTGCATAGCCCGTTGAAATCGCGTGATAGACGCCGGCCCTCGGCGCCGCATACTGCAGGACTTGCATCACGCTGTTCTGAAGCGTGTACCAGACCCAAAAGAACTGCTGGAACGAAGTGGCCGGCGCGAGACGGTTGTACATGTCCCGCGCGAGGTTCCAGATCTCCGCGTCCCGGGCATTCCTGAGAGGCGCGGATGGCGGCAGCAGGTCAATCAGCTCGGCGAAATCCTTTGCGGACGCCTCGAAGAAGGCCCCTTCGAGCACGTCAGCCAGGGGCCGCTCTCCGCGGAGCGCGGCCCTGGGCAAGGACCGGTCGCGCTTCAGAATGATCGTCGTCTGGCCGATCAAGTTCGGAAGCGGCCCGTATTTCGAGGTCAGATCGGCGCCTTCGGGCTGAATCGACACGACGTGGAAGGTCGTCTCGGGCAAGGACGCAATCAGCGTATGGGTCCAGCTGCTGACACCGCCAAAGACAAAGGGGTAGCAGCCCTCGAGGATGAGGCAGACATCCGCGATATCCGTATCTGGACTGCTGGCCGACAAGATCGCTGTCCCGGCGGTTGGGTCTGGGCGCGTTGAACCGTATCTCAAGAGAGTACCCCTCTCCCGGATGCAGTCTTCGGACAGATGAACCATTTGGCAAGGCTGATGATTTTCGCGCGGTCTTCCGTGACCGTCGCGTCCACGGATGCCGATGGCGCGCCCCGCACCCCGTTCAGATGATCCGGCACCTGCCAGAGCGACAAACGGCGATGCATGATCTGTATGTGAAGTGGCGCACCCATCAGGATTCGAACCTGAGACCTCTGCCTTCGGAGGGCAGCGCTCTATCCAGCTGAGCTATGGGTGCCTTGCGCGTCGGGATAGCCGGGATGACCCGGCCCCGCAAGCGTCACCTGTCGAGCTGTGCCAGCACCGAGCGCGCGGCGCGCAGGCCCGGCGCCTCGCCGCCCTGCCCCAGCCGCTCCATCGTCACGGCCATCGCGTCGCGCTGGCGTTCGCGCTGCGAGGGAACCAGCATCAGCGCGGCGAAGGCGCGGCCCACATCTTCGGCGCGGCAGGCCGGACCCAGGAATTCCGGAACGGCCCGGGTCTCCGAAATCAGGTTGACCAGCGTGACGGTATCGACCCGCATCATCCGCGAGATGACCTGCCAGCTGAACCAGTTCATGTCGTAGGCGATCACCATCGGCACGGCGTTCGCCGCGAGCTCCAGGCTGACGGTGCCCGACGCGGCCAGCGCCGCGCGGGCGCTCGCAAAGGCCGCCCGCCGTTCGGCCGGGTCGGTCACGAGGACGGCGGCGCCCTTCCATCCGCGCGACGCCTCGCGGAGCGCGCCCTCGAGATGCGGCAGGGTCGGGATGACGACCCGCGCGTCGTCGGGCAGCCGCGCCAGCGCCGCGCCGAAGATCGGCACGAGGCGCGAGATCTCGCCGCGGCGGGATCCGGGCAGGACCAGCGCCACCGGCCCGTCGATGCCGTGGGCCGCGCGGAACGCGGTGACCTCCTCGGGCGTGGCGCGCGGCTCGGCCACGACCGGGTGGCCCACGAAATCGCAGCTCATCCCGGCGCGCTCCATATAGGGCGGCTCAAAGGGCAGGAGCGCGAGCACGTGGTCGATGACGCGCGCCATGCGGTCCGCGCGGGCGGGCCGCCAGGCCCAGACTGAGGGGGCCACGTAGTGGATCGTCTTCAGGTCGGGCCGCGCGTCGCGGGCCTTGCGGGCGACGCGGAGGCAGAAATCGGGGCTGTCGATCGTGACAAGCGCGTCCGGCCGGGCGTCGGCGATGGCGGCGACCGCCTCGTCGCGGCGGCGAAACAGCTCGGGCAGGCGTGGCAGCACCTCGGCCAGGCCCATCACCGAGAGCGCCTCCATCGGGAAGAGGCTGTCGAGCCCTTGCTCCGCCATCAGCGGGCCGCCGATGCCCGAGACCGTCAGGCCCGGCTCGAGCTGGCGCAGCCCGGCGATCAGTGCGGCACCCAGCCGGTCGCCCGACGGCTCGCCCGCGATCAGGAAGAGATGCGTCACCGCGACCAGGCGGCGAGGAACAGGCCCGCGCCGCGCAGCTGGGCGGCCACCTCGTCGCGCTCCAGCACGAGCACGCCGCCCGCCTCGACCGCGATCCCGTTCAGCCCGGCCGCGGCCGCGCGCCGGACGGTTTCGGGGCCGATCGTGGGCAGGTCCACGCGGCGATCCTGGCCGAGTTTCGGCGCCTTGAAGAACACGCCGCCCTCGGGCCGCTCGAAGGCGGGAAGGCCGGGCTGCGCGCCGCCGCCCGACAGCCAATCCGCGGCCCCGCCGAAAAGGTCGAACCCGCCGGCGCCCCGCGGCGGGGCGGCCGGACGCCGGGCGAGGCTCGCCAGCATCCAATCCGTGCCGGGCAGCGTCTCGACCGCGAGGACCTGGCCGCCGGCCACGACGCAGCCCTGCCCGATATCGAGCGCGGAGAGCCCCTCATGCACCTCGGCGGCGCGGGCGATATCGACCAGGTCCCGCTCGGAAGGCGTGCCCTGCGTGGGCAAGTCCAGAAGCTGCGGGGCCACCTCCTGCGGGGCGAGCACCGCGATGCCCGCCTCCTCGAAGATCTCCATGACGGCGCGCAACGCCGCGTCGTCGCCCGCGCCCAGCACCTGCATGATGCGCGGCACCAGCGGCGCGGTGGCCGCGTCGATGGCGGACGGGTCGACCTTCGGCCGCGACACGGCCCCGGCGAAACAGGCGCGGTCCACGCCGCGGTCGCGCAGATCGGCGATGAAGCTGCCCAGATGCTCCAGCCGGAATGCGCGGGACTGGCCGACCCCCTCCGGCGCGAAGCCCTGCAGGTGACAGGCGAACCAGTCCTGCCCGGCCAACGCGTTGGCCAGCACGCGGGGCAGGCCGCCCCGCCCCGCGATCAGCGCGAGACGGCTCATTTCGGGACCAGGAAGCTGCGGTCCGAGGCGCCGGTGATGAACTGCACCATGTCTTGCACGTATTGGCTCTCGGTCTCCTCACCGAGACGGCGGGCCCGCTCGAGAAAGGTGCCCTCGCCCTGTTTCAGCGTCAGAAGCGCGATGCGCAGCGCCTGGATATCGGCCCGGGGCACGCCGCGCCGTTTCAGCCCCACGAGGTTCAGCCCGTCGAGCTCGGCCCGGGGCCCCTGCACCAGGCCGTAGGGCACGACATCGTTCGTGACCATCGACAGCGCGCCGATGATCGCGCCGCGCCCGATGCGCACGAATTGGTGGATGCCCGACAGGCCGCCGATGATGACGTCGTCCTCGACCACGCAATGCCCGGCCACGGCGGTCTGGTTCACGACGATCACCCGGTCGCCGATCTGGCAATCATGGGCGACGTGGCAGCCCGCCATGAACAGCCCATCATCCCCGATCCGGGTCAGCCCGCCCCCGCCCGCGGTGCCCGCGTTGATGGTGACGTGTTCGCGGATCCGGTTGCGCGCGCCGATCACCAGCCGCGTGCGTTCGCCGCCGAATTTCAGGTCCTGGGGGATCTCGCCGATCGAGGCGAAGGAGAACACGGTCGTGCCGGGGCCGATGTCGGTCCAGCCGGCAACGACCACGTGGCTGCGCAGCTCGACCCCTTCGCCGAGCGTGACCTCGGGCCCGACGATGCAGAACGGGCCGACCCGGCAGGACGCGCCGATCGTGGCGCCCTCCTCGACGATGGCCGAGGCATGGATCCGGGCCGAGGGGTCGACGCTCACTTCGGCACGTCCAACATGGCCATCAGCTCGGCCTCGGCGGCCATCTCGCCCTCGACCGAGCCGACGCCCTTGAAGCGCCAGACCTTGCCCCCCGGCTTGCCGCGCAGCACCTCGAGCCGCAGCTCGAGCACGTCGCCGGGCACGACCTTGCGGCGGAACTTGGCGTTGTCGATGCCCATGAAATAGACGAGGAAGCCCGTATCGATGAGGTTCTGGCTGATCCCCACCAGAACCGCCGCAGTCTGCGCCATCGCCTCGATGATCGTGACGCCGGGCATGATCGGCGTGCCGGGGAAATGGCCCTGGAAATGCGGCTCGTTGAAGGTGACGTTCTTGATGCCGGTGGCCGAGACGTTCGGCTCGATATCGCGCACCTTGTCGATCAATAGGAAGGGATAGCGATGCGGGATGATCCGCTGGATCAGGTGGATGTCGGCCTCGGTGGCGATTTCGGTCATGCGGTCTTTCCCTGTCGCGGCTCTCGGGCGGGCTTAGCGCGCGGCCGGTGCGGGACGCAAGCGTGGGGCCTGTCCGGCGTCAGTCGGCGGGATCGGGGCTCGCCTCCGGGGCGGCGAGCGGCGCGTCGGGCCGCGGGCCGGGCGGGGCGTTTCCGATATCGCCACCCTCGCCCAGGACCGCGTCGATGCGCTGTGCGGCGAGCGCGGTGATGTCGACCTGATCGGCGCTGGCCAGCACAAAGCGGCGATCGAGGATCACCAGCGCGCCCGTCTCGCGGGCCAGGTCGACGAGGATCGGGTTCGCGCGTTCCAGAAACAGCTGCTGTGCCCGCTCGCTCTGCTGGGCGATGGCGCGCGCCTTGGCGTCCTGCGTCTCACGAATCTCGGTCACGCGGGCGTCGAAATCCCCGGCCAGCGCGCGGAACTCCTCCGCCGGCAGCGTCGCCCGGCGCTCAGTCAGGTCCCGCTCCTCGGCCTGAAGCTCCTGCTCGATGCGGCGGTTTTCGCGCGCCAGCTCCTGCGAGGCGGCCTCGATATCGCGCGCAACGCGCTGGCCGAACAGGCTGCCGGAATAGAGCGCGTCGCGATCGAGCACGACGACCGCCGATTGCGGAATGCCCTGCCGCATCGGCTGGCCCTCGGCCGGCGCGAGCGCCGGCCACAGGCCCAGGGCGACCGAGATCGCGGCCGCGAGACGTCGCATCAGAAGCGCGTCGAGATCGTCAGATCGAAGGTCTGCTCGCGGTCGTAATCGCGCTTGTTGATCGCGCGCGTGAAGTTGAACCGAAGCGGTCCGATCTGCGTGTCCCAGAGGATCCCGAAGCCCACCGCCGAGTTCAGGAAGAAGCTGTCATCCACCGGGTCGAGGCCGGCGGTCCCGCCATTGGTGTCGTCCAGACCCCAGATCGACGCAGCGTCCAGGAAGGCCGCGCCCGAGATGCCGTATTCCTCCGGAAAGATACCGAGCGGGAACTGCGCTTCGAGCCGGGCCGCGACGAAATAGTTGCCGCCGAGCGAGGCGTTGTTGGCATTAAGGTCGCGCGGGCCGATGCCGCCGGACTCGAAGCCGCGGATGATGGACTGGGTGTTGAAGAAGCGGTTGGCCTGAAGCGAGTTCTGGCCGCTGTTCGAGATCAGGGCCCCGCCTTCCAGAACACCGTTCAGGATGACCTCCTCGTTGCGGATCGCGCGCCGGCCGACCAGGGCGAAGGTATTCTTCACGAACTCGGCGTCGCCGCCCAGCCCCGCGAAGGACTGGCCGAAGCTCAGCCGCACGCCGCGCGTCGGATCGAGGCCCCGGCCGATGGTGTTGATGCTGTAGGTATAGCCGATCTCGGAGGTCACGTTCGAGCCGACATCGGCGGCCAGGATCGCCGAGAGGTCGGCGGGCGTGCCGTCGCGCGCGCTAAGCTTGTCGTCCGAGTAGGAGTAGCGCAGCGCCAGCCGGCGGAACTCGCCCACGGGGAAGGAGACGCCGAAGGACAGCCCTGCGGAGCGAGTGTCGAAGGTGAAGTTGTCGTTGTCGCTCTCGCGGTAGAAGATCGAGAAGCTGGCGGCCAGATCGCGGCCCAGGAAATAGGGCTCCACGAAGGTCAGGTTCGAGGCCGAGGACTGGCTGCTGGTGTCGAAGGCAAAGGCGAGGCGCTGGCCACGGCCGAGGAAGTTGCTCTCCGAGAAGCTGACGGACGCGCCGGCGCCAGAGTCTTCCGAATAGCTGACGCCGAAGCCCAGCGAGCCGGTGGGCTGCTCTTCGACATCGACATCGACGATCACCTGCTCCGGCGCGGTGCCCTCGCGCGCGCTGACCTCGGCCTGGCTGAAATAGCCGAGGGCGCGGATGCGTTCGGCCGCGGCGCGGATCTCGCGCGGGTTGAAGGGGTCGCCCTCGACCGTGTTGAACTCGCGCCGGATGACGCGGTCCAGCGTGGTTGCGTTGCCCTCGATGTCGATGCGCTCGACGAAGAGCCGCTCGCCGCGCTCGACCACGAAATCGACGTCCAGCGTCAGGTCGCGGTCGTTGCGGGTGATCTGCGGCGTGACGCGGATGAAAGTCAGGCCCTGGCGCGTCGCCAGAAGCTCCAGCCGCTCGATCGTGCGCTCGATCGCCTGGGGCGAGAAGACGTTGCCGGGCCGGACGCGGATCTCGGATTGGTACTCGGCCACGTCGATCTGCGGCAGGTCCGAGACGGCGGTCAGCTGGCCGAAGCGGAACTGCTGCCCTTCCTGAACGCGGAAGGTCAGGAAATACGCGTCGCGCGAGGGCGACAGCTCCGGCGTCGCGGAGAGCAGCTGGAAATCGGCATAGCCGCGCGACAGGTAGAAATCGCGCAGAAGCTGGCTGTCGAACGCGATGCGGTCGGCGACGAAGGTGTCCGAGCCGATCAGCAGGCGGAAGATGCCCGCCTGCGTCGTCTCGAGCACCCGGCGCAGCCGCCGGTCCGAGAAGGCGCGGTTGCCGACGAAGCTGATGCGCTCGATCTCGGAGACGCGGCCCTCGGCCACCTCGAAGACGAGATCGACGCGGTTGTCGCTGCGGCGGATGATCTTGGGCTGCACGGTCGCGGCGAGCCGCCCGGCGGCCACATAGGCGTCGGTGATCGCGGCGGCGTCCTGTTCGGCCAGCGTGGGGCTGTAGACCCGGCGCGGCTGGCTCTGGATGACGCTTTCCAGGTCCTCGTCGGCGATGCGGCGATTGCCCTCGATCGAGATGCGGCTGATCGTGGGATATTCCTCGACGATGACCAGCAGGCGGTTGCCCTGCGGCACGATCTCGACGGTTTCGAACAAGCCCGAGGCCTGGAGGCGCTGGAACCCGTCATTGAGCGTGGCCGCGTCGATCGCCTGGCCGCGGGCGACACCGAGATTCGTCAGGATGGTCGCGGTCTCAATGCGCTGGTTGCCCTGCACCTCGAAGCTGTCGAAGCGGAAGGTCTGCGCCTGGACCGATTGGGACGCGACGACCAGCACGAAGGCCGCCAACGCCGCGACCGCCATGCGGAAGCCCCTGCGAAACAGGGGCTCGCGCCCCCGACCGGCCCGTGTGCAGGCCTTGCCGAAATCGTCCATGTCCATCCGCCCCGTCCTCGCAATTCTTGCGTCGAGTCAGTAGCGAAGGGGCGGAGGCCTGTCAAAGCGACAGCCGCCCCGAACGGAGCGGCTGTAGCGGGAATGAAACAGCTGGGTCGAATGGCGTCAGATCGACTGGATCCAGCCCGCCAGCATCATGGCAAGCGCGATCGCGAAGACCGACAGAAAGCGGTCGATATTCAGGCCCATGAAGACGGAAAGCCCGCGATATCCGTTTTGCACGTGACGCATCCTGAGATCCTCCGGCGTTGCTCGACGGATGTGGAATGCCGAGGCAACATGGCAGGAATTGGGCGGCCTTTGGGCGATTTCGCGCAGGCGCGCGGAAGCCCCCTCAGGGACAGGTCAGGTCGTTGAAGAGCGCGAAGACCATCAGCGCGCCCATCAGCGCAAGCCCCACCGTCATCAACACCTTGACCGCCCCGTCGGATGGCGCCCGCCCCGAGACGGCCTCGTAGGCGTGGAACACCAGGTGGCCGCCATCGAGCACGGGGATCGGGAACAGGTTCAGCATGCCCA includes:
- the lpxB gene encoding lipid-A-disaccharide synthase: MTHLFLIAGEPSGDRLGAALIAGLRQLEPGLTVSGIGGPLMAEQGLDSLFPMEALSVMGLAEVLPRLPELFRRRDEAVAAIADARPDALVTIDSPDFCLRVARKARDARPDLKTIHYVAPSVWAWRPARADRMARVIDHVLALLPFEPPYMERAGMSCDFVGHPVVAEPRATPEEVTAFRAAHGIDGPVALVLPGSRRGEISRLVPIFGAALARLPDDARVVIPTLPHLEGALREASRGWKGAAVLVTDPAERRAAFASARAALAASGTVSLELAANAVPMVIAYDMNWFSWQVISRMMRVDTVTLVNLISETRAVPEFLGPACRAEDVGRAFAALMLVPSQRERQRDAMAVTMERLGQGGEAPGLRAARSVLAQLDR
- the lpxA gene encoding acyl-ACP--UDP-N-acetylglucosamine O-acyltransferase, which gives rise to MSVDPSARIHASAIVEEGATIGASCRVGPFCIVGPEVTLGEGVELRSHVVVAGWTDIGPGTTVFSFASIGEIPQDLKFGGERTRLVIGARNRIREHVTINAGTAGGGGLTRIGDDGLFMAGCHVAHDCQIGDRVIVVNQTAVAGHCVVEDDVIIGGLSGIHQFVRIGRGAIIGALSMVTNDVVPYGLVQGPRAELDGLNLVGLKRRGVPRADIQALRIALLTLKQGEGTFLERARRLGEETESQYVQDMVQFITGASDRSFLVPK
- the fabZ gene encoding 3-hydroxyacyl-ACP dehydratase FabZ, with amino-acid sequence MTEIATEADIHLIQRIIPHRYPFLLIDKVRDIEPNVSATGIKNVTFNEPHFQGHFPGTPIMPGVTIIEAMAQTAAVLVGISQNLIDTGFLVYFMGIDNAKFRRKVVPGDVLELRLEVLRGKPGGKVWRFKGVGSVEGEMAAEAELMAMLDVPK
- a CDS encoding OmpH family outer membrane protein, which gives rise to MRRLAAAISVALGLWPALAPAEGQPMRQGIPQSAVVVLDRDALYSGSLFGQRVARDIEAASQELARENRRIEQELQAEERDLTERRATLPAEEFRALAGDFDARVTEIRETQDAKARAIAQQSERAQQLFLERANPILVDLARETGALVILDRRFVLASADQVDITALAAQRIDAVLGEGGDIGNAPPGPRPDAPLAAPEASPDPAD
- a CDS encoding LpxI family protein; translated protein: MSRLALIAGRGGLPRVLANALAGQDWFACHLQGFAPEGVGQSRAFRLEHLGSFIADLRDRGVDRACFAGAVSRPKVDPSAIDAATAPLVPRIMQVLGAGDDAALRAVMEIFEEAGIAVLAPQEVAPQLLDLPTQGTPSERDLVDIARAAEVHEGLSALDIGQGCVVAGGQVLAVETLPGTDWMLASLARRPAAPPRGAGGFDLFGGAADWLSGGGAQPGLPAFERPEGGVFFKAPKLGQDRRVDLPTIGPETVRRAAAAGLNGIAVEAGGVLVLERDEVAAQLRGAGLFLAAWSR
- the bamA gene encoding outer membrane protein assembly factor BamA, which translates into the protein MDDFGKACTRAGRGREPLFRRGFRMAVAALAAFVLVVASQSVQAQTFRFDSFEVQGNQRIETATILTNLGVARGQAIDAATLNDGFQRLQASGLFETVEIVPQGNRLLVIVEEYPTISRISIEGNRRIADEDLESVIQSQPRRVYSPTLAEQDAAAITDAYVAAGRLAATVQPKIIRRSDNRVDLVFEVAEGRVSEIERISFVGNRAFSDRRLRRVLETTQAGIFRLLIGSDTFVADRIAFDSQLLRDFYLSRGYADFQLLSATPELSPSRDAYFLTFRVQEGQQFRFGQLTAVSDLPQIDVAEYQSEIRVRPGNVFSPQAIERTIERLELLATRQGLTFIRVTPQITRNDRDLTLDVDFVVERGERLFVERIDIEGNATTLDRVIRREFNTVEGDPFNPREIRAAAERIRALGYFSQAEVSAREGTAPEQVIVDVDVEEQPTGSLGFGVSYSEDSGAGASVSFSESNFLGRGQRLAFAFDTSSQSSASNLTFVEPYFLGRDLAASFSIFYRESDNDNFTFDTRSAGLSFGVSFPVGEFRRLALRYSYSDDKLSARDGTPADLSAILAADVGSNVTSEIGYTYSINTIGRGLDPTRGVRLSFGQSFAGLGGDAEFVKNTFALVGRRAIRNEEVILNGVLEGGALISNSGQNSLQANRFFNTQSIIRGFESGGIGPRDLNANNASLGGNYFVAARLEAQFPLGIFPEEYGISGAAFLDAASIWGLDDTNGGTAGLDPVDDSFFLNSAVGFGILWDTQIGPLRFNFTRAINKRDYDREQTFDLTISTRF
- the pelF gene encoding GT4 family glycosyltransferase PelF, with amino-acid sequence MSASSPDTDIADVCLILEGCYPFVFGGVSSWTHTLIASLPETTFHVVSIQPEGADLTSKYGPLPNLIGQTTIILKRDRSLPRAALRGERPLADVLEGAFFEASAKDFAELIDLLPPSAPLRNARDAEIWNLARDMYNRLAPATSFQQFFWVWYTLQNSVMQVLQYAAPRAGVYHAISTGYAGLFGAAATRRTGRPLLLTEHGIYTNERTVELMASVALHDSFESDAYLSDQRPDARDVWIRAFESMGRLCYDSSSRITSLSRSAQAAQHRLGAAPEKTQVIANGIDLERFSGIQLKGPRSGKVVAFIGRVVSIKDVDTFIRAMDIVFQAHPDAEGWIVGPEDEEPEYARKCHETVASLGIGSQLKFLGMRDVAKIIAQVDMIVLTSLSEGQPLTLLEAGAAGLPCVATDVGSCRDIIEGFGDGPSDETPGGYITELMSPQGTAEAIMKLLNDPEEARRRGAALKARVRDQFGLEKMCRAYADLYEAHSGREALPDVSEA